In Geotalea uraniireducens, one genomic interval encodes:
- a CDS encoding DUF1003 domain-containing protein — protein MTFPEPFKHQHQPVQNVNEIIAAQQTLGQRAADWVALNIGSWWFIIIQSIILAIWVVLNVTAWIRHWDPYPFILMNLVLSLQAAYTAPIIMMSQNRQAARDRLEAHNDYVINQKTEEEVRAILDHLAAQNDALAEIHRLLADMRDGND, from the coding sequence ATGACCTTTCCCGAGCCGTTCAAGCATCAGCACCAGCCGGTACAAAACGTTAACGAGATCATTGCGGCGCAGCAGACCCTCGGCCAACGGGCTGCCGACTGGGTGGCGCTCAACATCGGCTCATGGTGGTTCATTATCATCCAGTCGATCATCCTCGCCATCTGGGTGGTCTTGAACGTCACCGCATGGATTCGCCACTGGGACCCCTACCCCTTCATCCTGATGAATCTCGTCCTGTCGCTCCAGGCCGCCTACACCGCCCCGATCATCATGATGAGCCAGAACCGGCAAGCGGCCCGCGACCGGCTGGAAGCCCACAACGATTACGTCATCAACCAGAAGACCGAGGAAGAAGTCCGCGCCATTCTCGACCACCTGGCGGCACAGAACGACGCCCTGGCCGAAATCCACCGGCTGCTGGCGGATATGCGGGACGGCAACGACTGA
- a CDS encoding sensor histidine kinase — translation MNGKRLHPGLLGTFLLVVSTLFGVHSVLDYSRAMGEARHQSKEILTQSSYTVHAEISRLMDTVRIFFALTERGIRSGRLDFARPATANDFFVPFLAVTPSITSVNYGDSNGNGYLILNTGNGWKNRIRNIATPGEVTWISFAKDGRQTERSIARDTYDPRIRPWYRDASGRREIQWGVPYIFRTTGDLGITASMAIQPTPPGTTERIIGADIMLKDLSRFLAGINLRRDAAIRIIDEQGYLLASSAATAFARQLGPAAAPPQISSPTFALYRDIVGKYHSCHADFFTIRSQGEAYFVKVAPYRLDNGKILLTVLTIPEQSFLNEFMAKFYRNLLLFILFLLLMTVYFLVRYIIPVKRLTRYAGAFRIDRPSLPLPVNRHDEIGILSATINGMIATIRDNAAALRRSEDHYRTLVENVGSIILRWECSGTITFINEYGARFFGYRQDELVGRSIFDTIVPSNDSHGKDLHGMIADICAYPDRYRSNQNENMARDGRRVWINWANVAVCDEFGTPTEILSVGNDVTERVSAERQIRLLNDQLEERIRQRTMAYEASNRELEAFSYSVSHDLRAPLRHIDGFSRILLEDFASEIPPEGRGYLERISKGVRRMGMLIDDLLELSRVTREELRPATVDLSAMAREIIDELRAAAPDRRVDVTIADGLTVEGDPTLLRIALFNLLENAWKYTSHNDSATMSFAIETLDGIPAYCIRDNGVGFDIRYANKLFLPFQRLHSSDEFEGTGIGLATVQRIIARHGGTIRATGEVGGGAAFCFTLSSPGR, via the coding sequence ATGAATGGCAAACGGCTCCATCCCGGCCTTTTGGGAACATTCCTGCTCGTGGTTTCCACTCTCTTCGGGGTCCATTCCGTGCTCGACTATTCGCGGGCCATGGGAGAGGCGAGGCACCAGAGCAAGGAGATCCTCACCCAGTCGAGCTATACGGTGCATGCCGAGATTTCGCGGTTGATGGATACCGTCCGCATCTTCTTCGCCCTGACGGAGCGCGGCATCCGCTCCGGCCGCCTCGATTTCGCCCGCCCGGCAACGGCAAACGATTTCTTCGTCCCGTTCCTCGCCGTTACCCCCTCCATCACCTCGGTCAATTACGGGGACAGCAACGGCAACGGCTATCTCATCCTCAACACCGGCAACGGCTGGAAGAACAGGATCAGAAACATCGCTACGCCAGGCGAGGTCACCTGGATATCCTTCGCCAAAGACGGCCGGCAAACGGAACGAAGCATCGCCCGCGATACCTACGACCCGCGGATTCGCCCCTGGTACCGCGACGCCAGCGGCCGCCGGGAAATCCAGTGGGGAGTGCCCTACATCTTCAGAACCACCGGCGATCTCGGCATTACCGCCTCCATGGCGATCCAGCCCACGCCCCCCGGCACGACGGAACGGATCATCGGCGCCGACATCATGCTCAAGGATCTGTCCCGCTTCCTGGCCGGGATCAACCTCCGCCGCGACGCCGCCATCAGAATCATCGACGAGCAAGGATATCTGCTCGCCTCGTCCGCCGCCACCGCCTTTGCCCGCCAGCTCGGCCCGGCCGCCGCACCGCCGCAGATATCTTCCCCCACCTTTGCCCTGTACCGGGATATTGTCGGGAAATACCACTCCTGCCATGCCGATTTTTTCACGATCCGCAGCCAGGGAGAGGCATATTTCGTCAAGGTGGCGCCTTACCGGCTCGATAACGGCAAAATCCTGCTCACCGTCCTGACCATCCCGGAACAATCGTTTCTCAACGAATTCATGGCCAAGTTTTACCGGAATCTGCTCCTCTTCATCCTCTTCCTGCTGCTGATGACCGTCTATTTCCTGGTCCGCTACATCATACCGGTCAAGCGTTTGACCCGCTACGCCGGCGCCTTCAGGATCGACCGGCCCAGCCTGCCACTCCCGGTCAACCGGCATGATGAAATAGGTATTCTCTCCGCGACGATCAACGGGATGATCGCCACCATCCGCGACAACGCCGCCGCCCTCCGGCGGAGCGAGGACCATTACCGGACCTTGGTCGAGAACGTCGGCAGCATCATCCTCCGCTGGGAATGCTCCGGGACCATCACTTTCATCAACGAGTACGGTGCCCGCTTTTTCGGTTACCGGCAGGACGAACTGGTGGGGCGGAGCATCTTCGACACCATCGTCCCCAGCAACGACAGCCATGGGAAAGACCTCCACGGCATGATCGCCGACATCTGCGCCTATCCGGACCGCTATCGGAGCAACCAGAACGAGAACATGGCCCGCGACGGCCGGCGGGTCTGGATCAACTGGGCGAACGTGGCCGTCTGCGACGAGTTCGGCACGCCAACAGAAATCCTGAGCGTCGGTAACGACGTCACCGAGCGGGTCTCGGCCGAACGGCAGATCCGACTACTGAACGACCAGTTGGAGGAGCGGATCCGGCAGCGAACCATGGCCTACGAAGCATCGAACCGCGAACTGGAGGCATTCAGCTACTCGGTGTCCCACGACCTCCGGGCACCGCTCCGCCACATCGACGGCTTCAGCCGTATCCTGCTGGAAGACTTCGCCAGCGAAATCCCTCCGGAGGGCCGGGGTTACCTGGAACGGATCAGCAAGGGAGTACGGCGGATGGGGATGCTGATCGACGATCTGCTGGAACTCTCCCGTGTCACCAGGGAAGAGTTGCGCCCCGCGACGGTCGATCTGAGCGCCATGGCCCGCGAGATCATCGACGAATTGCGGGCGGCGGCCCCGGACAGGCGGGTCGACGTCACCATTGCCGACGGGTTGACGGTCGAGGGCGATCCGACGCTCCTCCGTATCGCCCTCTTCAATCTGCTGGAAAATGCCTGGAAATACACCTCGCACAACGACTCGGCGACGATGTCATTCGCTATCGAGACGCTCGACGGTATTCCCGCCTATTGTATCCGGGATAATGGCGTCGGCTTTGACATCCGTTACGCCAACAAGCTGTTTCTGCCGTTCCAGCGGCTGCACAGCAGCGACGAATTCGAAGGGACCGGCATCGGCCTCGCCACCGTCCAGCGGATCATCGCCCGCCACGGCGGCACAATCCGGGCGACCGGCGAAGTAGGCGGCGGCGCAGCCTTCTGTTTCACCCTCTCCTCCCCCGGCCGCTAA
- a CDS encoding DEAD/DEAH box helicase, with the protein MSFTELQLHPSLLKAIGVCGFTEPTPIQAQAIPVVLEGRDLMASAQTGTGKTAAFVLPALHRLAQVPAGRGRGPRVLVLTPTRELASQVTEAIRSFGKFMRVRSGAILGGMPYREQLRLLSQPVDLIVATPGRLLDHLERRSISLDRLEFLVLDEADRMLDMGFIEDVEKIAAATPASRQTLLFSATLDQRIRKLAGGMLQDPALIQISPQRVTHDHIEQRLMVADDLSHKNRLLQHLVAEKGLTRAIIFSATRRDAESLAIRLSEQGYAAAALHGDMPQGARNRTIANLRRGTVSLLVATDVAARGLDVTGISHVINFDLPKMAEDYVHRIGRTGRAGATGTAISFVSANELSYLERIERYTGRTLDQHVIDGLEPTRPLRRLSPGAGRGGAGQKRAAGAGGKNGRSAGGYGRQPGKGGNGKRGTSFGRKPASPWTASS; encoded by the coding sequence ATGTCTTTCACCGAATTACAGCTCCATCCCTCTCTTCTCAAGGCAATCGGTGTGTGCGGCTTTACCGAGCCGACACCGATCCAGGCCCAGGCCATCCCCGTCGTCCTGGAAGGGCGCGATCTCATGGCCTCGGCCCAGACCGGCACCGGTAAGACCGCCGCCTTCGTTCTCCCGGCGCTGCACCGGCTCGCCCAGGTTCCGGCCGGCCGTGGCCGTGGCCCCCGGGTGCTGGTGCTGACACCGACCCGGGAACTGGCCAGCCAGGTAACCGAGGCGATTCGCAGCTTCGGCAAGTTCATGCGGGTTCGCAGCGGCGCCATTCTCGGCGGTATGCCTTACCGGGAGCAATTGCGGCTCCTTTCCCAGCCGGTGGACCTGATCGTTGCCACTCCCGGCCGGTTGCTCGATCACCTGGAGCGGCGGAGTATCTCCCTTGACCGCCTGGAGTTCCTGGTGCTCGACGAGGCGGACCGGATGCTCGACATGGGGTTCATCGAAGATGTCGAGAAGATTGCCGCCGCCACGCCGGCGAGCCGCCAGACCCTGCTTTTTTCGGCAACCCTCGATCAGCGGATCAGAAAGCTGGCCGGCGGGATGTTGCAGGACCCCGCGTTGATCCAGATTTCACCGCAGCGGGTGACCCACGACCACATCGAGCAGCGGCTGATGGTGGCCGACGATCTCTCCCACAAGAATCGGCTGCTCCAGCATCTGGTTGCCGAGAAGGGGCTGACCCGGGCGATCATCTTCTCCGCTACCCGGCGGGATGCCGAAAGCCTGGCCATCCGGCTCAGCGAACAGGGGTATGCGGCAGCGGCGCTGCACGGCGATATGCCCCAGGGGGCCCGCAACCGGACCATCGCCAATCTCCGCCGGGGGACCGTCTCGCTGCTGGTTGCCACCGACGTCGCGGCCCGCGGCCTGGATGTGACCGGTATCAGCCATGTCATCAATTTCGACCTGCCGAAAATGGCTGAAGATTACGTCCACCGGATCGGCCGGACTGGTCGGGCCGGCGCTACCGGTACCGCCATCTCGTTCGTTTCCGCGAACGAGCTTTCGTATCTGGAGCGGATCGAGCGCTATACCGGCCGGACGCTGGACCAGCACGTCATTGACGGACTGGAGCCGACCCGCCCTCTCCGCCGGCTCTCCCCCGGTGCCGGTCGCGGCGGCGCCGGGCAGAAGCGTGCGGCCGGGGCGGGTGGAAAGAACGGCCGGTCGGCCGGCGGCTATGGCCGGCAGCCGGGCAAAGGGGGGAACGGCAAACGGGGCACCTCCTTCGGCCGGAAGCCGGCGAGCCCCTGGACTGCCTCCTCGTAA
- a CDS encoding alanine/glycine:cation symporter family protein yields MAQLNSFLAAASSFVWGIPLLVLLVGTGILLTVRLRGIQVTMLPHALRETFVKPRSDEAGDVSHFEALMIALAATIGTGNIIGVATAISVGGPGALFWMWITAAFGMATKYSEGVLAVKYRVTDANGEMAGGPMYYLERGLGKKWLGVLFALFGAIAAFGIGNVVQANAVAGNLRETFGVAPWITGVVLAICTALVILGGVKNIGQVTGWMVPVMAVVYVCGCLAILGRYAGEVPAALALVFHDAFTGSAATGGFVGATLMLAIQKGVSRGVFSNESGLGSAPIAAAAAKTGEPCEQALVSMTGTFIDTIIVCTMTGLVLIVTGAWNSGAEVSALTKSAFDTGLPGNSGGYIVSFGIVFFAYSTILGWAYYGEKCMEYLLGVKALLPYRLVFSLFVAVGATTKLEVVWNFSDVMNGLMAVPNLIGLLGLSGVIVEETNRFLAKRKAAVEAA; encoded by the coding sequence TTGGCCCAGCTCAATTCGTTCCTTGCCGCCGCCAGCAGTTTCGTCTGGGGAATTCCGCTGCTGGTGCTGCTGGTCGGCACCGGCATTCTGCTGACAGTCCGGCTGCGCGGTATCCAGGTAACCATGCTCCCCCACGCACTGCGGGAGACCTTCGTCAAGCCCCGTTCGGACGAAGCCGGCGATGTCAGCCACTTCGAAGCCCTGATGATCGCGCTGGCCGCCACCATCGGCACCGGCAACATCATCGGCGTGGCGACGGCAATCTCGGTCGGCGGCCCCGGCGCCCTCTTCTGGATGTGGATCACCGCCGCCTTCGGCATGGCAACCAAGTACTCCGAAGGGGTGCTGGCGGTCAAGTACCGGGTCACCGACGCCAACGGCGAGATGGCCGGGGGGCCGATGTACTACCTGGAGCGGGGACTCGGCAAGAAATGGCTGGGGGTGCTTTTCGCCCTGTTCGGCGCCATCGCCGCCTTCGGCATCGGCAACGTCGTCCAGGCCAACGCCGTCGCGGGGAACCTCAGGGAAACCTTTGGCGTGGCACCATGGATCACCGGGGTCGTCCTGGCGATCTGTACGGCGCTGGTGATCCTCGGCGGGGTGAAAAACATCGGCCAGGTGACCGGTTGGATGGTGCCGGTCATGGCGGTGGTGTACGTCTGCGGCTGTCTGGCCATCCTCGGCCGCTACGCCGGTGAGGTGCCGGCCGCCCTGGCACTGGTCTTCCACGATGCCTTCACCGGCTCGGCGGCCACCGGCGGTTTCGTCGGGGCTACCCTGATGCTGGCAATCCAGAAAGGGGTCTCCCGCGGCGTTTTCTCCAACGAATCGGGCCTCGGCAGCGCCCCGATCGCCGCCGCCGCCGCCAAGACCGGCGAACCGTGCGAGCAGGCGCTCGTCTCGATGACCGGCACCTTCATCGACACCATCATCGTCTGCACCATGACCGGCTTGGTGCTGATCGTCACCGGCGCCTGGAACTCGGGGGCCGAAGTCTCGGCCCTGACCAAGTCGGCCTTCGACACCGGCCTCCCCGGCAACTCCGGCGGCTACATCGTCTCCTTCGGCATCGTCTTCTTCGCCTATTCGACGATCCTCGGCTGGGCCTACTACGGCGAAAAGTGCATGGAATACCTGCTCGGCGTCAAAGCCCTGCTCCCGTACCGGCTGGTCTTCTCCCTGTTTGTCGCGGTCGGCGCCACCACCAAGCTCGAAGTGGTCTGGAACTTTTCCGACGTCATGAACGGGCTGATGGCGGTACCGAACCTGATCGGCCTGCTCGGCCTCTCCGGGGTAATCGTCGAAGAGACCAACCGGTTCCTGGCCAAGAGGAAGGCTGCCGTCGAAGCGGCCTGA
- a CDS encoding GGDEF domain-containing protein, whose amino-acid sequence MRIEELKKRRVPVICKRPALLVTILCSSIFIAELAVSALLSRYAIDPAPLRALVDGAVLVVLLAPLIYRLIIVPMRRNNLSLWTMANTDPLTCAYNRMYLMDVLNREFSRAKRMDHVFSLLMIDIDRFKTINDTYGHPAGDKVLVEVSELFASEARDYDTVSRYGGEEFVILLPATAEDDAFTIAERLRLKAQSITFAERGLQVTISIGVVTYDNDTYGSVEEMLHAVDQYLYQAKRGGRNQTVVSHGEDD is encoded by the coding sequence ATGAGAATCGAAGAATTGAAAAAACGGCGGGTACCGGTCATTTGCAAGCGACCGGCGCTCCTCGTGACCATCCTTTGCAGCAGCATCTTCATCGCCGAACTGGCGGTATCGGCCCTCCTCTCCCGGTATGCCATCGACCCGGCCCCCCTGCGGGCCCTGGTGGACGGTGCGGTGCTGGTCGTCCTGCTCGCCCCGCTGATCTACCGGCTGATCATCGTGCCGATGCGGCGCAACAACCTGTCGCTCTGGACGATGGCCAACACCGACCCGTTGACCTGCGCCTACAACCGGATGTACCTGATGGACGTGCTGAACCGGGAATTCAGCCGCGCCAAGCGGATGGACCACGTCTTCTCCCTCTTGATGATCGACATCGACCGCTTCAAGACGATCAACGACACTTACGGCCACCCGGCGGGGGACAAGGTGCTGGTCGAGGTCAGCGAACTGTTCGCCAGCGAGGCGCGGGATTACGATACGGTCTCCCGTTACGGCGGGGAAGAGTTCGTCATCCTCCTCCCCGCGACGGCGGAGGACGACGCCTTTACGATTGCAGAGCGGTTGCGGCTGAAGGCGCAATCCATCACGTTTGCGGAGCGGGGGCTGCAGGTAACGATCAGCATCGGGGTAGTAACCTACGATAACGACACCTACGGTTCGGTGGAAGAGATGCTGCACGCCGTCGACCAGTATCTCTACCAGGCCAAGCGGGGGGGGCGGAACCAGACCGTCGTCTCCCACGGCGAAGACGACTAG
- a CDS encoding YkgJ family cysteine cluster protein: MTRWPALTEELRMQQLLMEMSLREWLAGYAAGGGRIHCSRGCRGCCTLAVSTTFTEALAIAATLPEGLADRVDAYVNRLLALRPRLTDLAAYLRLHRREIGPCPFLDADGACAVYARRPFSCRALLATRESPWCSVDFSELSSAEKQAFVATLDPAVVAFPTHYAAVPRALGEEFEEQAKRRLAATFGFALTGNLPLQIYLERHCRLSATIPLGDEATRTLLVSRGVDAPFLLQLAPASS, translated from the coding sequence ATGACCAGATGGCCGGCCCTCACCGAGGAGCTGCGGATGCAGCAGCTGCTCATGGAAATGTCGCTCCGGGAGTGGCTCGCCGGCTATGCGGCCGGTGGCGGAAGAATCCACTGCAGCAGGGGGTGCCGCGGCTGCTGTACCCTGGCAGTCAGTACCACCTTTACCGAAGCGCTGGCCATCGCCGCCACCCTGCCGGAGGGGTTGGCCGACCGGGTCGACGCCTATGTAAACCGGCTGCTGGCGCTCCGCCCTCGGCTGACCGATCTCGCCGCCTACCTCCGGCTACATCGCCGGGAGATCGGCCCGTGCCCGTTTTTGGACGCTGACGGCGCCTGCGCGGTCTACGCCCGGCGCCCCTTTTCCTGCCGCGCGCTCCTCGCCACCCGGGAGAGTCCCTGGTGCAGCGTCGACTTCAGCGAGCTCTCGTCGGCGGAGAAACAGGCCTTCGTGGCAACGCTGGATCCGGCGGTGGTCGCCTTCCCCACCCATTACGCGGCCGTCCCCCGGGCACTGGGGGAAGAGTTTGAAGAGCAGGCGAAACGGCGGCTGGCCGCCACCTTCGGTTTCGCGCTAACCGGGAATCTCCCACTGCAGATCTACCTGGAACGCCACTGTCGGTTGAGCGCCACCATCCCGCTCGGAGATGAGGCCACCCGCACCCTTCTCGTCAGCCGGGGAGTCGATGCGCCGTTCCTGCTCCAGCTGGCGCCGGCTTCGTCCTGA
- a CDS encoding DUF2589 domain-containing protein, which produces MAIGDELSSLNFEAMIGGPLSAVIKAQAQAAVTSVDFIKAVGFDHDNSGNITGPTMVSFKYQKPIEKKNSDGSIDIVPTDYSLTVPFLTMLPIPFIRVEETTIDFNAKITAVQESSSTTSMGLNTELQAKAGWGWGSASLKVNFSYKKSTSESQKVERTYSLSVHVRAVQDELPAGTERLLGILENNIKEVPASAS; this is translated from the coding sequence ATGGCTATCGGCGACGAATTATCCAGTCTCAACTTCGAAGCGATGATCGGCGGCCCGCTGTCGGCGGTCATCAAGGCCCAGGCCCAGGCGGCCGTCACTTCGGTCGACTTCATCAAGGCGGTCGGCTTCGACCACGACAACAGCGGCAACATCACCGGTCCGACGATGGTATCGTTCAAGTACCAGAAACCGATCGAAAAGAAGAATTCCGACGGTAGCATCGATATCGTCCCCACCGACTACTCCCTGACGGTCCCCTTCCTGACCATGCTCCCGATCCCGTTTATCCGGGTGGAGGAGACCACCATCGATTTCAACGCCAAGATCACCGCCGTTCAGGAAAGCAGCTCCACGACATCAATGGGGCTGAATACCGAGCTGCAGGCAAAAGCCGGCTGGGGGTGGGGCTCCGCCTCGCTCAAGGTCAATTTTTCCTACAAGAAGAGCACCAGCGAGAGCCAGAAAGTGGAGCGGACCTATTCGCTCTCCGTCCATGTCCGCGCCGTCCAGGACGAACTGCCGGCCGGGACCGAACGATTGCTGGGGATCCTCGAAAACAACATCAAAGAAGTGCCGGCAAGCGCCAGTTAA
- a CDS encoding MerR family transcriptional regulator, with amino-acid sequence MSLIKTWYSIAEAEAKFGVSQAQILSWVEDGVVRTEETDGKVVRVNGDDLGLKVDELTGL; translated from the coding sequence ATGTCACTGATAAAAACCTGGTACAGCATTGCCGAGGCCGAAGCGAAGTTTGGGGTGAGCCAGGCGCAGATTCTTTCCTGGGTCGAGGACGGCGTGGTGCGCACCGAGGAGACGGATGGCAAGGTCGTCCGGGTCAACGGCGACGACCTGGGTTTGAAGGTGGACGAGCTGACCGGGCTGTGA
- a CDS encoding J domain-containing protein gives MTHSITATELFEACRELFGAEVDLSHDFLRYLQPGGAKAAFRKKAKETHPDLAAGLPPRLQRQQAEQFQRARAAYELLVAFFRHREEPGHGPAAPGGSPARERDYYQGPLPSRPLQLGRYLYFRGIIPFRVLLQALTWQRACRPAVGVIARELGLLTAAEVQTILTVPLPGRFCDRAVKLGLLKPFQASQLLLNQRSRHRRIGHYFVQHGLVTPAELEQLLREFHRHNARFAPAAGR, from the coding sequence TTGACTCATTCCATCACCGCAACGGAACTTTTCGAGGCCTGTCGGGAACTGTTCGGCGCCGAGGTCGACCTTTCCCACGATTTTCTCCGCTACCTGCAGCCGGGGGGGGCCAAGGCCGCTTTTCGCAAGAAGGCCAAGGAGACCCACCCCGATCTTGCCGCCGGTTTGCCGCCGCGCCTGCAGCGGCAGCAGGCAGAACAGTTCCAGCGGGCTCGGGCCGCCTACGAACTGCTGGTCGCTTTTTTCCGCCATCGTGAAGAGCCCGGCCATGGTCCTGCGGCGCCGGGAGGGTCGCCGGCCCGGGAGCGCGACTATTATCAGGGGCCGCTCCCTTCGCGGCCGTTGCAGCTGGGCCGCTACCTTTACTTTCGCGGTATCATCCCGTTCCGGGTGCTGCTGCAAGCGCTGACCTGGCAGCGGGCCTGCCGGCCGGCCGTCGGAGTCATTGCCCGTGAGCTGGGGCTGCTGACTGCCGCGGAGGTGCAGACCATCCTCACGGTGCCACTGCCGGGGCGGTTCTGCGACCGGGCGGTCAAGCTCGGGTTGCTCAAGCCGTTCCAGGCCAGCCAGCTGCTGCTCAACCAGCGGAGCCGCCATCGCCGTATCGGCCATTACTTTGTCCAGCACGGCCTGGTGACGCCGGCCGAGCTGGAACAGCTCCTCAGGGAGTTCCACCGCCACAACGCCCGCTTCGCTCCGGCTGCCGGTCGCTGA
- a CDS encoding HD domain-containing phosphohydrolase — translation MVTVAVVLVSGFDETEAMTIVGVLRKSGVRVTLAGAGHPDPIVGSGLVRVIPDVDLAAITPAQYDLLVIPGGRKPFPANRELAGLLSRFSTSGRPIGAGCGATPLLAAAGIRIDERTIAIATRLTATPARDSRPVICQGTGSARDFARALVRRLGKESAAAATHDTPATVRSNAGQGQELVDGTIQALVSALEMKDPYTQGHAKRVTEYALGIGRCLNLPADELRDLYLGALLHDIGKLGTGETLLNKTESLLPAELELIREHPLRGTLMIVGIESLSHIVPTILHHHERWDGSGYPGKLRGEQIPLHARIVTVADAYDAMTSNRAYRKALDNGTVHRELLAGAHSQFDPRLVKLFIDRLSVAGPCLAGFADCFFHDESFAMPLTVPHGTS, via the coding sequence ATGGTAACGGTAGCGGTTGTGCTCGTCAGCGGCTTCGACGAAACCGAAGCGATGACCATCGTCGGGGTCTTGAGGAAGAGCGGCGTCAGAGTGACACTTGCCGGTGCCGGGCACCCCGATCCCATTGTCGGCTCCGGCCTCGTCAGGGTGATCCCGGACGTCGATCTCGCCGCCATTACCCCCGCACAGTACGATCTGCTGGTGATTCCCGGCGGCCGGAAGCCCTTCCCCGCCAACCGGGAGCTGGCAGGACTGCTCAGCCGCTTCTCCACCAGCGGCCGGCCGATCGGTGCCGGCTGCGGCGCTACGCCACTCCTCGCCGCCGCCGGTATCAGAATCGACGAACGGACGATCGCCATCGCCACCCGTCTGACGGCTACGCCAGCGCGGGACAGCCGGCCGGTCATCTGCCAGGGAACAGGCTCGGCGCGCGACTTTGCCCGGGCTCTCGTCAGACGGCTGGGAAAAGAGAGCGCGGCCGCGGCGACACATGACACGCCGGCGACGGTACGCAGCAATGCCGGGCAGGGGCAGGAGCTTGTCGACGGGACGATCCAGGCACTGGTCAGCGCCCTGGAGATGAAAGACCCCTATACCCAAGGGCACGCCAAGCGGGTCACCGAATACGCCCTCGGGATCGGCCGGTGCCTGAACCTTCCCGCCGACGAACTGCGCGATCTTTATCTCGGCGCCCTGCTGCACGACATCGGCAAGCTCGGCACCGGCGAAACCCTGCTGAACAAAACGGAGAGCCTGCTGCCGGCGGAACTGGAACTGATCAGGGAACATCCCCTGCGCGGCACGCTGATGATCGTTGGCATCGAGAGCCTCAGCCACATCGTCCCGACGATCCTCCACCACCACGAACGGTGGGACGGCAGCGGCTATCCTGGCAAGCTCCGCGGCGAGCAGATTCCCCTGCACGCCCGGATCGTCACCGTGGCCGACGCCTATGACGCCATGACGTCAAACCGGGCCTACCGGAAGGCGCTGGACAACGGTACCGTTCACCGGGAGCTGCTGGCCGGCGCCCATAGCCAGTTCGATCCGCGGCTGGTCAAGCTGTTCATCGACCGGCTCTCCGTTGCCGGCCCGTGTTTGGCCGGTTTTGCCGATTGCTTCTTCCACGACGAATCATTTGCCATGCCGCTTACCGTTCCCCACGGTACCTCCTGA